One stretch of Paraburkholderia fungorum DNA includes these proteins:
- the fliH gene encoding flagellar assembly protein FliH, whose product MRMSDSNSPAKDSLSAYQRWEMASFDPVPPAPEPTEPEFDHGAFEAELNRRRDAAHAQGIASGHVAGQALGYQAGYDQGHAQGFAQGQTEAREEAARLAALAATFKTALEGAQGAISETLVSLALDIAQQVVRQHVQHDPTALIAAAREVLATEPVLVGAPALIVSPADLPVVEAYLMEELQTRGWTVRTDASVERGGCRAQAATGEVDAGIDTRWERVAAALGKVSTW is encoded by the coding sequence GTACCAACGCTGGGAGATGGCCTCGTTCGATCCGGTGCCGCCCGCGCCGGAGCCCACCGAACCCGAGTTCGACCACGGCGCGTTCGAGGCGGAACTGAACCGCCGCCGCGACGCCGCGCATGCACAGGGCATCGCATCGGGTCATGTGGCGGGTCAGGCGCTCGGCTATCAGGCCGGTTACGACCAGGGTCATGCGCAGGGTTTCGCACAGGGTCAGACCGAAGCGCGTGAAGAAGCGGCGCGGCTTGCTGCTTTGGCCGCGACTTTCAAGACGGCGCTCGAAGGCGCGCAGGGCGCGATCTCCGAAACGCTGGTCTCGCTCGCGCTGGACATCGCGCAGCAGGTGGTGCGCCAGCACGTGCAGCACGATCCGACGGCGCTGATCGCCGCCGCGCGCGAAGTGCTCGCCACCGAACCCGTGCTGGTTGGCGCGCCCGCGTTGATCGTGAGTCCTGCCGATCTGCCGGTGGTCGAAGCCTATCTGATGGAAGAATTGCAGACGCGCGGCTGGACTGTGCGGACCGACGCATCGGTGGAACGCGGCGGCTGCCGCGCGCAAGCCGCCACCGGCGAGGTGGATGCCGGCATCGACACGCGCTGGGAGCGCGTCGCCGCCGCGCTCGGCAAGGTGAGCACATGGTAA